The proteins below are encoded in one region of Winogradskyella helgolandensis:
- a CDS encoding DUF3857 domain-containing protein, with amino-acid sequence MSLKPLEFKTEDPFTELCKNSDAYYLHSYKDVTYGKNWMRYKMYVSVNNKLVVNTTKGVEDYAFLNLDEYVSNHLKSIKIRTLKADGSVVELDSSLVFKRSSKKERFGDISYPVPAVEPGDTIETSYVYYKNLKESELLNYVNLYSDLPSMNSQYSVKTARDMTVRYKVYNDFPKPKIVVNDSMVYLQFSKDKIEGIVVNDLYCLPCEKPYFYYALENKDSELKTWKDVYNIEFNFLTQPMALDSDRSSYYKRWKRRVLGTAQDSSKYYKFNLLHNEVLNNFTMQPTNEDEFIKSNGYFLKEQRFDPFSIRRFYRQLLEDLEIDYWAVFGREKRLGPIDKHLIRKGEFAHIFFAFENENGHLKFLYPHEDFYMYQINEIPTELYSTEAVLVKPYYNGKKKRKDKFIDRDLELAEVDSVSVSVIDLPEMNSNHNTINQTIYGTVDIEQKTTSFKYRFRVSGGPSTELRSFFSMLDQNEEISDFYDSLTEFEGEDNTIQIDTVFSRTLNRDKPFAYTINGEGTLNNVVTFINDSLVSLSIDKLINHKTLESSSKTSDLSYFLDFSYSDILIFNLKFPCAIEVLGIEDSNINYNADIGEYTFKLKKNQDNQLKVDSYYNIFKSTIPSEKFEDLKLLNEQVKNAKNKRLIIKLKTT; translated from the coding sequence ATGAGTCTTAAACCTTTAGAATTTAAAACAGAAGATCCATTTACGGAGCTTTGTAAAAACTCAGATGCTTATTATTTACATTCTTACAAAGATGTTACTTATGGAAAAAACTGGATGAGATACAAAATGTATGTCTCTGTCAATAACAAATTAGTTGTTAATACTACAAAAGGAGTAGAAGATTATGCTTTTTTAAATTTAGATGAATATGTTAGTAATCATTTAAAGTCCATTAAAATTAGAACTTTAAAGGCAGATGGTTCTGTTGTGGAGTTAGATTCTAGTTTGGTCTTTAAACGAAGTTCTAAAAAAGAAAGATTTGGTGATATAAGCTATCCTGTGCCTGCAGTAGAACCTGGAGATACTATAGAGACTTCGTATGTGTATTATAAAAATCTGAAAGAGTCAGAGTTGTTAAATTATGTAAATTTATATTCAGACTTGCCGAGTATGAATTCGCAATACTCAGTAAAAACGGCTCGAGATATGACGGTACGTTATAAAGTGTATAACGATTTCCCAAAGCCCAAAATAGTTGTAAATGACTCAATGGTGTATTTACAATTTTCAAAAGATAAAATTGAAGGTATTGTAGTTAATGATTTGTACTGTTTGCCATGTGAAAAGCCATACTTTTATTACGCATTAGAAAACAAAGACAGTGAACTAAAAACTTGGAAAGATGTCTATAATATAGAGTTTAATTTTCTAACGCAACCAATGGCCTTAGATTCTGATAGGTCATCGTATTATAAAAGATGGAAACGTAGAGTGCTTGGAACTGCTCAAGATAGTTCTAAATACTATAAGTTTAATTTATTGCATAATGAAGTATTAAATAACTTTACGATGCAACCGACTAATGAAGATGAGTTTATAAAATCTAATGGTTACTTTTTAAAGGAACAAAGATTCGATCCCTTTAGTATTAGACGTTTTTACAGACAGTTATTAGAAGATTTAGAAATTGACTATTGGGCTGTGTTCGGAAGAGAAAAACGTTTGGGACCAATAGATAAGCACTTAATTAGAAAGGGAGAATTCGCACATATATTTTTTGCCTTCGAAAATGAAAATGGTCATTTAAAATTTTTGTATCCACATGAAGATTTTTATATGTATCAAATTAATGAAATTCCAACTGAACTATATAGCACAGAGGCCGTGTTAGTTAAGCCATACTATAATGGTAAGAAGAAAAGAAAGGACAAGTTTATTGATAGAGATTTAGAACTAGCAGAAGTTGATTCTGTGTCTGTAAGTGTTATAGATTTACCAGAAATGAATTCAAATCACAACACAATCAATCAAACAATTTATGGTACTGTGGATATTGAGCAGAAAACGACCTCTTTTAAATACCGATTTAGAGTTTCGGGAGGGCCATCTACTGAGTTAAGATCCTTTTTTAGTATGCTTGATCAAAATGAAGAAATAAGTGATTTTTATGATTCTTTAACCGAGTTTGAAGGAGAGGATAATACCATACAGATCGATACAGTCTTTAGTAGAACATTAAATAGAGATAAGCCGTTTGCTTATACAATTAATGGAGAAGGTACATTGAATAATGTGGTGACTTTTATTAATGATAGTTTAGTGAGTCTTTCTATTGATAAATTAATCAATCACAAAACGTTAGAAAGTAGTTCTAAAACTTCTGATTTAAGTTATTTTTTAGATTTTAGTTATTCTGATATCTTAATATTTAACTTAAAATTCCCATGCGCAATTGAAGTATTGGGTATAGAGGATAGTAATATTAATTATAATGCTGATATTGGGGAATATACATTTAAGCTAAAAAAGAATCAGGATAACCAACTTAAGGTGGATTCCTATTACAATATCTTTAAGAGTACAATTCCTAGCGAAAAATTTGAAGACTTGAAATTATTAAATGAACAGGTGAAAAACGCAAAAAATAAAAGATTAATTATTAAATTAAAAACGACTTAA
- the ychF gene encoding redox-regulated ATPase YchF yields MKAGIVGLPNVGKSTLFNCLSNAKAQSANFPFCTIEPNIGVVNVPDPRLEKLEELVNPERVLPATVEIVDIAGLVKGASKGEGLGNQFLANIRETDAILHVLRCFDDPNIIHVDGSVDPIRDKETIDMELQLKDLDTVDKKLDKVKRAAKTGNKEAQKEEAVLLKIKAGLEAGVSVRALEFSEEDYEDFVVPSQFITDKPVMYVCNVDESAANTGNAYVDKVKEAVKDENAEVLVLAVGTEADINELDDYEERQMFLADIGLEEPGSAKLIRSAYKLLKQQTYFTAGVKEVRAWTVNIGATGPQAAGVIHTDFEKGFIRAEVIAYNDFVEYGSEAKVKEAGKMKVEGKNYIVKDGDVMHFLFNV; encoded by the coding sequence ATGAAAGCTGGAATTGTAGGATTACCAAACGTAGGAAAGTCAACCTTATTTAACTGTTTATCTAATGCCAAAGCGCAAAGTGCTAACTTTCCGTTTTGTACTATAGAACCTAATATCGGTGTGGTAAATGTACCAGATCCAAGATTAGAGAAATTAGAAGAATTGGTTAATCCAGAACGTGTACTACCAGCAACTGTAGAGATTGTTGATATTGCAGGTTTAGTAAAAGGAGCTTCTAAAGGTGAAGGTTTAGGAAATCAGTTTTTAGCTAACATTAGAGAAACCGATGCTATTTTACATGTATTACGTTGTTTTGACGATCCTAATATTATTCATGTTGATGGTTCTGTAGATCCTATTAGAGATAAGGAAACTATTGATATGGAATTACAGTTAAAAGATTTAGATACTGTAGATAAGAAATTAGATAAAGTTAAGCGTGCTGCAAAAACTGGTAATAAGGAAGCGCAGAAAGAAGAAGCAGTGCTTTTAAAAATAAAAGCAGGCTTAGAAGCAGGTGTTTCTGTTAGAGCTTTAGAATTTTCTGAAGAAGATTACGAAGATTTCGTTGTTCCGTCTCAGTTTATTACAGATAAGCCGGTAATGTATGTTTGTAACGTGGACGAAAGCGCAGCAAATACAGGAAACGCTTATGTAGATAAAGTTAAAGAAGCGGTTAAAGATGAAAATGCTGAGGTCTTAGTATTGGCTGTAGGTACAGAAGCAGATATTAATGAATTAGACGATTACGAAGAGCGCCAAATGTTCTTAGCAGATATAGGATTAGAAGAACCTGGTTCTGCAAAATTAATTAGATCAGCTTACAAGCTGTTAAAGCAACAGACCTATTTTACGGCTGGTGTTAAAGAAGTAAGAGCTTGGACTGTAAATATTGGTGCAACCGGACCACAAGCAGCTGGTGTAATTCATACCGATTTTGAAAAAGGATTTATTAGAGCAGAAGTTATTGCTTATAATGATTTTGTAGAATACGGAAGTGAAGCTAAAGTAAAGGAAGCAGGAAAAATGAAAGTAGAAGGAAAGAATTATATTGTTAAAGATGGAGATGTAATGCATTTCTTGTTTAATGTGTAA
- a CDS encoding glycosyltransferase family 39 protein produces the protein MIEYLKKISFKQILFFLVCVLVVEFLLLKQTPFFWDGISKSSRASWIYANGLTEFIVPTERNSGHPPLWITLLAVFWTIFEKALWSSRLLLLIVNIGVVWQLVLLCKNNFVKLVSASAVLLVFLEPTFIAQTTNLNNDMLLLFFTLLGLNALIKSKPVLFALALSGLLFTNLRGIYIVISIVLIHVIYTRFKLIKNRKPIYLGYVVALLSFAMFCYFQYEKLGWFLITQKENYNAQRQSVGLKQVLINSIVYAKSFLEFGRFIIVLFLLPLLVKYIRDKSNRSVRIDRIAIAFFVFAFIFFIGMVPFSNPIGDRYFMICYLLAVILLINLITHYNLSKKPLMYVAIVLMFISGHFWIYPATLSQSWDSSLAYLNSYTVEEQMEYYIDSVGIKPSEIGTRIRFNERDNSEFKVLTEAERYTDFNIETNQFIMLSNIDNQTKDDELNEIMTNWKLIKSYSQLGVFMSLYKKE, from the coding sequence ATGATAGAGTATTTAAAAAAGATAAGTTTTAAACAGATTTTATTTTTTTTGGTGTGTGTGTTAGTTGTAGAGTTTCTACTGCTAAAACAGACACCTTTTTTTTGGGATGGTATTAGTAAATCGTCGCGTGCCAGTTGGATTTATGCCAATGGACTTACAGAATTTATTGTGCCTACTGAACGTAATTCTGGGCATCCACCATTGTGGATTACCTTATTGGCTGTTTTCTGGACTATTTTTGAAAAAGCACTTTGGTCGTCACGATTGTTATTATTGATTGTTAATATTGGTGTCGTTTGGCAGCTAGTACTACTTTGTAAGAATAATTTTGTAAAATTGGTTTCAGCTTCTGCCGTTTTATTGGTGTTTTTAGAACCCACATTTATAGCGCAAACCACTAATTTAAACAACGATATGTTGCTGTTGTTTTTTACGCTTCTTGGACTAAATGCGCTCATTAAATCGAAACCGGTACTTTTTGCTTTAGCATTGTCGGGTTTATTATTTACCAATCTCAGAGGTATTTATATTGTTATATCTATAGTTTTAATTCATGTCATTTACACGCGGTTCAAATTAATTAAAAACAGAAAACCGATCTATTTAGGTTATGTTGTTGCGCTATTGAGTTTTGCTATGTTTTGTTATTTTCAATATGAAAAATTAGGTTGGTTTTTAATCACTCAGAAAGAAAACTATAATGCGCAAAGACAATCGGTAGGGTTAAAACAAGTGCTCATAAATAGTATTGTCTATGCGAAAAGCTTTTTAGAATTCGGGCGCTTTATTATTGTGTTATTTCTATTGCCTTTATTAGTGAAATACATAAGAGATAAGTCGAATAGGAGTGTTAGAATTGATAGAATAGCCATTGCGTTTTTTGTGTTTGCCTTTATCTTTTTTATAGGTATGGTGCCATTTTCAAACCCAATTGGTGATCGGTATTTTATGATTTGTTATTTATTGGCAGTTATTTTGCTCATTAATTTAATAACACATTACAACCTGTCTAAAAAACCATTAATGTATGTGGCTATTGTGTTGATGTTTATTTCTGGTCATTTCTGGATTTATCCTGCGACTCTTTCTCAATCTTGGGATAGCTCATTAGCATATTTAAATAGTTATACCGTTGAAGAGCAAATGGAATATTATATAGATTCAGTTGGGATAAAGCCTTCTGAAATAGGAACACGAATTCGGTTTAATGAGCGGGATAATTCGGAATTTAAAGTGCTGACAGAAGCAGAGCGTTATACAGATTTTAATATTGAAACAAATCAATTCATAATGCTTTCTAATATAGATAATCAGACCAAAGATGATGAGTTAAATGAAATTATGACAAATTGGAAATTGATTAAAAGTTATTCTCAGTTAGGTGTTTTTATGTCGTTATATAAAAAAGAATAA
- a CDS encoding DNA topoisomerase IV subunit B, producing MSDQTSYTEDNIRSLDWKEHIRMRPGMYIGKLGDGSSPDDGIYILLKEVLDNSIDEYVMGAGKTIEISIQGERVIVRDYGRGIPLGKVVDVVSKMNTGGKYDSKAFKKSVGLNGVGTKAVNALSSYFRVESTRDSKSASAEFEQGNLTNQELLDDTSRRKGTKVSFIPDEIIFKNYKYRSEYVVKMLKNYVYLNPGLTIVFNGEKFYSENGLKDLLSENINESDMLYPIIHLKGDDIEIAITHSKTQYSEEYHSFVNGQNTTQGGTHLAAYRESIVKTIREFYGKSYEASDIRKSVVTAIAIKVMEPVFESQTKTKLGSTDMGGELPTVRTYINDFVKTYLDNFLHKNPDTAEKIQRKILQAERERKELSGIRKLAKDRAKKASLHNKKLRDCRVHFGDTKHDRNLESTLFITEGDSASGSITKSRDVNTQAVFSLKGKPLNCYGLSKKIVYENEEFNLLQAALNIEESLEDLRYNNVVIATDADVDGMHIRLLLITFFLQFFPEVIKEGHLYILQTPLFRVRNKKETIYCYSEDERRDAMEKLKPKPEITRFKGLGEISPDEFVHFIGEDIRLDPVMLDKDMSIEELLSFYMGKNTPTRQEFIIDNLKVELDVVEEDV from the coding sequence ATGTCAGACCAGACTAGCTATACCGAAGATAACATACGCTCACTCGATTGGAAAGAACACATCCGAATGCGACCTGGTATGTATATCGGTAAATTAGGTGATGGCTCGTCTCCTGATGATGGTATTTATATTCTTCTAAAAGAGGTTTTAGATAATTCCATTGATGAGTATGTGATGGGAGCAGGTAAAACGATTGAAATTTCCATTCAAGGTGAACGTGTTATTGTCCGCGATTATGGTCGTGGTATTCCATTAGGAAAAGTGGTAGACGTTGTGTCTAAAATGAATACTGGTGGTAAGTATGATTCTAAAGCCTTCAAGAAATCTGTAGGTTTAAATGGTGTTGGTACTAAAGCTGTAAATGCATTATCGTCTTATTTTAGAGTAGAATCAACGAGAGATAGTAAGTCGGCTTCAGCAGAATTTGAACAGGGAAATCTTACCAATCAAGAACTTTTAGATGATACCTCTCGAAGAAAAGGAACGAAAGTGTCTTTTATTCCTGATGAAATTATATTCAAAAATTACAAGTATCGAAGCGAATATGTGGTTAAGATGCTTAAAAACTATGTGTATCTAAATCCAGGATTAACCATTGTTTTTAATGGCGAAAAGTTTTATAGTGAAAATGGATTGAAAGATTTACTGTCTGAGAACATTAACGAGTCAGATATGCTATATCCAATCATTCATCTTAAAGGGGATGATATAGAAATCGCTATCACACATAGTAAAACACAATACAGTGAAGAGTATCACTCTTTTGTTAATGGGCAAAATACAACTCAAGGTGGAACGCATTTAGCTGCGTATAGAGAATCTATAGTTAAAACTATAAGAGAGTTTTATGGAAAAAGTTACGAGGCATCTGATATTAGGAAATCTGTTGTTACGGCAATTGCCATAAAAGTAATGGAGCCTGTTTTTGAAAGTCAGACAAAAACAAAATTAGGTTCTACAGATATGGGTGGCGAATTGCCAACGGTTAGAACCTATATTAATGATTTTGTAAAAACCTATTTAGATAACTTTTTACATAAAAATCCGGATACGGCTGAGAAAATTCAACGTAAAATTCTTCAAGCTGAGCGTGAGCGTAAAGAATTGTCGGGTATTAGAAAGTTAGCCAAAGACAGAGCTAAGAAAGCGAGTCTTCATAATAAAAAATTACGCGACTGTAGAGTGCATTTTGGGGATACAAAACACGACCGGAATTTAGAATCGACTTTATTTATTACAGAGGGTGATTCTGCCTCTGGAAGTATTACAAAGTCGCGCGACGTGAATACACAAGCCGTTTTTAGTTTAAAAGGAAAGCCTCTAAACTGTTATGGCTTAAGTAAAAAGATTGTATACGAGAATGAAGAGTTTAATCTTTTGCAAGCCGCTCTAAATATTGAAGAATCACTTGAGGATTTGCGTTATAACAATGTTGTCATAGCAACGGATGCCGATGTTGATGGTATGCACATTCGTTTGTTATTAATAACATTCTTTTTGCAATTCTTTCCAGAAGTTATAAAAGAAGGGCATTTGTATATTTTGCAAACCCCTTTATTTAGAGTTCGAAATAAAAAGGAAACGATTTATTGTTATTCCGAAGACGAACGACGTGATGCTATGGAAAAATTAAAACCAAAACCAGAAATTACCCGATTTAAAGGTTTAGGTGAAATTTCACCAGATGAATTTGTGCATTTTATAGGTGAAGATATTCGTTTAGATCCTGTAATGTTAGACAAAGACATGTCTATTGAAGAGTTACTGTCCTTTTATATGGGTAAAAACACACCAACGCGTCAAGAATTTATTATTGACAATCTTAAAGTTGAATTAGATGTTGTTGAGGAAGATGTTTAA
- a CDS encoding DNA gyrase/topoisomerase IV subunit A — protein sequence MIEEHDELLNEDDGSQETITKVTGMYKEWFLDYASYVILERAVPAIEDGFKPVQRRIMHSMKDLDDGRYNKVANIVGHTMQYHPHGDASIADAMVQIGQKDLLIDTQGNWGNILTGDRAAASRYIEARLSKFALDVVYNPKITDWQSSYDGRRKEPINLPVMFPLLLAQGGEGIAVGLSTKILPHNFIELIDASVKHLKGKRFTILPDFPTAGIADFTNYNDGLRGGKVRVRALISQRDKNTLMITEIPFGTTTSSLIDSILKANDKGKIKIKKIEDNTAAEVEILIHLPPGLSPDKTIDALYAFTSCESSISPLGCVIEDNKPYFVGVTEMLRRSTDNTVQLLKSELEIRLGEFQEQWHFASLERIFIEKRIYRDIEEEETWDGVIGAIDKGLQPHIKHLKRAITVEDITRLTEIRIKRISKFDIDKAQQKIDALEDQIAEVKHHLANLIDYAIAYFERLKKEYGEGKERKTEIRIFDDVDATKVVIRNTKLYVNRAEGFIGTALKRDEYVCDCSDIDDIIVFTNQGTMMVTKVDSKTFIGKNIIHVAVFKKKDKRTIYNMIYRDGKGGPSYVKRFAVTSMTRDREYDLTNGNKGSALWYFSANPNGEAEVVTIMLRQVGSIKKLKWDLDFADVLIKGRASKGNVVTKYAIKRVELKERGVSTLKPRRIWFDDTVQRLNVDNRGELIGEFRGEDRLLIINQSGVVKTIIPELTTHFDSDMIVMEKWIPKKPISAIYFDGEKERYYVKRFVIEHEGKEEDFISDHPDSQLEIVSTDWRPMVDVEFTKERGKERKPNMEVNLEEFISVKGITALGNQLTKDKINQINLLESLPYEEAEEVPADEIEVVDEETVKTVKSENESKSDSSSDDDSDDDLGMDEKGQVTLF from the coding sequence ATGATAGAAGAACATGACGAGTTGTTAAATGAAGACGATGGTAGCCAAGAGACAATAACTAAGGTTACCGGAATGTATAAAGAATGGTTCTTAGATTATGCATCCTACGTAATTCTAGAGCGTGCTGTACCAGCGATTGAAGATGGATTTAAGCCGGTGCAACGTCGTATAATGCATTCTATGAAAGATTTAGATGATGGACGTTATAACAAAGTAGCGAATATTGTTGGTCATACAATGCAATATCATCCACATGGTGACGCGAGTATAGCAGATGCTATGGTGCAGATAGGACAAAAAGATTTGTTAATTGATACCCAAGGAAACTGGGGAAATATATTAACAGGTGATCGTGCTGCAGCATCGCGTTATATTGAAGCACGACTTTCTAAGTTTGCTTTAGATGTTGTTTATAATCCAAAAATCACAGACTGGCAGTCCTCTTATGATGGCAGACGTAAGGAACCTATAAACCTTCCTGTAATGTTTCCTTTGTTATTAGCACAAGGTGGCGAAGGGATTGCGGTTGGCTTGTCTACGAAAATTTTACCACACAATTTTATTGAACTGATTGACGCTTCTGTAAAACACTTAAAAGGAAAGCGATTTACAATTCTTCCAGATTTCCCAACTGCAGGTATTGCAGATTTCACCAACTATAATGATGGATTAAGAGGAGGAAAGGTTCGTGTTAGGGCTTTGATTTCACAACGCGATAAGAATACATTAATGATTACCGAAATTCCTTTTGGTACAACAACATCGTCATTAATTGATTCTATTCTTAAAGCGAATGATAAAGGGAAAATAAAAATTAAAAAGATTGAAGATAATACGGCGGCTGAAGTAGAGATTTTAATTCATTTGCCTCCAGGCTTGTCACCAGATAAAACGATTGATGCGCTTTATGCATTTACAAGTTGTGAATCGTCTATTTCTCCATTGGGCTGTGTGATTGAGGATAATAAGCCTTATTTTGTTGGTGTCACCGAAATGTTACGTCGTTCTACAGATAATACAGTTCAGCTTTTAAAGAGTGAATTAGAAATACGATTAGGAGAGTTTCAAGAGCAATGGCATTTTGCGTCCCTTGAGCGTATTTTTATTGAAAAACGTATTTATCGCGATATTGAAGAAGAGGAAACGTGGGATGGAGTTATTGGTGCTATTGACAAAGGGCTTCAGCCACATATAAAACACTTAAAACGCGCTATCACGGTTGAAGATATTACGCGTTTAACAGAAATTAGAATTAAGCGTATTTCTAAATTTGATATCGATAAAGCACAACAAAAGATAGATGCTCTAGAGGATCAAATAGCTGAAGTAAAACATCACTTAGCCAATCTAATTGATTATGCTATAGCGTATTTCGAAAGATTAAAAAAGGAATACGGAGAAGGAAAAGAGCGCAAAACCGAAATCAGAATCTTTGATGATGTAGATGCGACAAAAGTGGTGATTAGAAACACAAAACTCTATGTTAATAGAGCAGAAGGGTTTATTGGTACAGCATTAAAACGCGATGAGTATGTTTGTGACTGTAGTGATATCGATGATATTATTGTGTTCACGAATCAAGGCACAATGATGGTGACTAAAGTAGATTCTAAAACTTTTATAGGTAAGAATATTATTCATGTTGCTGTATTTAAGAAAAAAGACAAACGTACCATTTACAATATGATTTATCGTGATGGTAAAGGTGGTCCATCTTATGTGAAACGATTCGCTGTAACGAGTATGACACGAGATCGTGAGTATGATTTAACCAACGGGAATAAAGGCTCTGCGTTATGGTATTTCTCCGCAAATCCTAATGGTGAAGCTGAGGTGGTGACTATTATGTTGCGCCAAGTTGGTAGTATTAAGAAGTTAAAGTGGGATTTAGATTTCGCCGATGTTTTAATAAAAGGTAGAGCTTCTAAAGGTAATGTTGTTACTAAATACGCAATTAAGCGCGTGGAATTAAAAGAAAGAGGTGTGTCTACTTTAAAACCTCGTAGAATATGGTTTGATGACACCGTTCAGCGTTTGAACGTTGATAATAGAGGTGAGTTAATTGGTGAATTTAGGGGCGAGGATAGATTACTTATTATTAATCAGTCTGGAGTTGTAAAAACAATTATACCAGAATTGACGACGCATTTTGACAGTGATATGATTGTTATGGAGAAATGGATCCCTAAAAAGCCAATTTCGGCAATTTACTTTGATGGTGAAAAAGAACGCTATTATGTAAAACGTTTTGTTATTGAGCATGAAGGCAAGGAAGAGGATTTTATTTCAGATCATCCAGACTCACAGTTAGAGATTGTTTCAACCGATTGGAGACCAATGGTAGATGTAGAATTCACGAAAGAACGTGGTAAAGAACGGAAACCGAACATGGAAGTGAATCTTGAAGAATTTATTTCAGTAAAAGGGATTACTGCTCTTGGAAATCAACTCACTAAAGATAAAATAAATCAGATTAATTTATTGGAATCATTACCTTATGAGGAGGCAGAAGAAGTGCCTGCGGATGAGATAGAGGTTGTGGATGAGGAAACAGTTAAGACTGTAAAATCTGAAAATGAATCGAAATCTGATAGTTCATCTGATGATGATAGTGATGATGATTTAGGGATGGATGAGAAGGGGCAAGTGACGCTTTTTTAG
- a CDS encoding TerC family protein, producing MLDFLLTSDAIMALLTLTFLEIILGIDNIVFISIAANKLPEHQRSKATRIGLLLALVQRIILLFFVSFLIGLSKPFYTIETSWLSIGISWQAIILFAGGLFLIYKSTSEIREKVENPSHDEDTAKSKAIKSLSNAIVQIVILDFIFSIDSILTAVGMTNGLHPNHNYTLILMIIAVTISIGIMIGFANPIRKFIDKHPSIQILGLAFLILIGFMLITEAAHLSHTEFFGNTVGAIPKGYLYFAIAFSLFVEFLNFKAVKKKK from the coding sequence ATGCTCGATTTCTTACTGACTTCCGATGCCATAATGGCATTACTAACTTTAACGTTTCTAGAAATCATCCTTGGCATAGATAATATTGTATTTATATCTATTGCAGCAAATAAATTACCAGAACACCAACGAAGTAAAGCTACCCGAATAGGACTATTACTAGCCTTAGTACAACGTATTATCCTACTCTTCTTTGTTTCCTTTTTAATTGGCCTTAGCAAACCCTTTTACACCATAGAAACCAGCTGGTTATCCATAGGAATTAGCTGGCAAGCCATAATTTTATTTGCAGGAGGCTTATTTTTAATATACAAAAGCACCTCTGAAATACGAGAAAAGGTTGAAAACCCATCTCACGATGAAGACACAGCAAAATCTAAAGCCATAAAATCACTTAGCAATGCTATTGTTCAAATAGTAATTCTTGATTTTATTTTCTCAATAGACTCTATCCTAACAGCTGTTGGCATGACCAATGGACTACATCCCAATCACAACTACACGTTAATCTTAATGATTATTGCCGTTACGATTTCCATTGGTATTATGATAGGTTTTGCGAATCCGATTCGAAAGTTCATTGACAAACACCCTAGCATTCAAATTTTAGGGCTTGCTTTTCTAATTCTAATAGGGTTTATGCTAATCACAGAAGCAGCACATTTATCACATACTGAATTCTTCGGAAATACAGTTGGAGCAATACCTAAAGGCTATTTGTATTTTGCTATAGCATTTTCGCTCTTTGTAGAATTCTTAAACTTTAAGGCGGTTAAAAAGAAAAAATAG
- a CDS encoding helix-turn-helix domain-containing protein — MINSTDFTKRLQKVIDFYGESASSFAEKIGVQRSSISHILSGRNKPSLDFVMKVLHSYPEVELYWLMNGKGNFPSTTKISESPNSNLPETNTKPQLPNLNTVSDSNSEIDKIVIFYKNGTFKSYKP, encoded by the coding sequence ATGATAAACTCTACCGATTTCACTAAACGTTTACAAAAGGTCATCGATTTCTATGGTGAATCTGCCTCAAGTTTCGCAGAAAAAATCGGTGTACAACGCTCTAGTATTTCACACATTTTAAGTGGCAGAAACAAGCCTAGTTTAGATTTCGTAATGAAGGTATTACACTCCTATCCTGAAGTTGAATTATATTGGTTAATGAACGGCAAAGGGAATTTTCCGAGCACGACTAAAATATCTGAATCACCAAACTCAAACCTACCAGAAACAAACACCAAGCCTCAACTCCCTAATTTAAACACTGTTTCAGATTCGAATTCTGAAATCGATAAAATTGTAATCTTTTATAAAAATGGTACTTTTAAAAGCTACAAGCCTTAA